The proteins below are encoded in one region of Pseudonocardia sp. DSM 110487:
- a CDS encoding CoA pyrophosphatase, which yields MLLTRDQADAALRRFARRPLDRPDLKQAAVGITVVADGAAFLLTRRAATLRGHAGQWALPGGRADPGEAPGAAARRELAEELGLVLDADAELGLLDDYATRSGYLITPVVLWAGTEPVLRPNPVEVSEVHRVPLDVIDVEPRFVTIAESDAPVIQLPILGRSVHAPTAAVLHQFREVVLRGRATRVAHFEQPVFAWR from the coding sequence GTGCTCCTCACCCGCGATCAGGCCGACGCCGCGTTGCGCCGTTTCGCCCGCAGGCCGCTCGATCGGCCGGACCTGAAGCAGGCGGCCGTCGGGATCACCGTCGTCGCGGACGGTGCGGCGTTCCTGCTCACGAGGCGCGCGGCGACCCTGCGCGGGCACGCCGGCCAGTGGGCGCTGCCGGGCGGCCGCGCCGACCCGGGTGAGGCCCCGGGGGCAGCGGCCCGCCGCGAGCTCGCCGAGGAGCTCGGCCTCGTGCTGGACGCCGACGCCGAGCTCGGCCTCCTCGACGACTACGCCACCCGATCCGGATACCTGATCACCCCGGTGGTGTTGTGGGCGGGCACCGAGCCGGTGCTCCGGCCGAACCCGGTGGAGGTGTCCGAGGTCCACCGGGTGCCGCTCGACGTGATCGACGTGGAGCCGCGGTTCGTCACGATCGCCGAGTCGGACGCGCCCGTGATCCAGCTTCCGATCCTCGGCCGGAGCGTGCACGCGCCCACGGCCGCCGTGCTCCACCAGTTCCGCGAGGTGGTGCTACGTGGCCGCGCGACCCGGGTCGCCCACTTCGAGCAGCCGGTGTTCGCCTGGAGGTAG
- a CDS encoding DUF1707 domain-containing protein → MSSEADRSRLRISDADRAATAERLRIALDEGRLDLTEYDDRVRSAYAATTYGELEPITADLPPVTVPAVKEPAAPVERQKWLNEWREWLGGAVIMIAIWGTTSLVSGSLHAFWPAIPLGIWAAVLLAGALGNKEKDA, encoded by the coding sequence GTGAGCTCCGAGGCCGACCGCAGCCGCCTGCGCATCTCCGACGCCGACCGCGCCGCGACGGCCGAGCGGCTGCGGATCGCGCTCGACGAGGGCCGGCTCGACCTCACCGAGTACGACGACCGGGTGCGCTCGGCGTACGCCGCAACCACCTACGGCGAGCTCGAGCCCATCACGGCCGACCTGCCACCGGTGACCGTGCCGGCGGTGAAGGAACCGGCCGCGCCCGTGGAACGCCAGAAGTGGCTCAACGAGTGGCGCGAGTGGCTCGGCGGCGCGGTCATCATGATCGCCATCTGGGGCACGACGTCGCTGGTGTCCGGGTCGCTGCACGCGTTCTGGCCCGCGATCCCGCTCGGGATCTGGGCCGCCGTCCTCCTCGCAGGTGCGCTCGGCAACAAGGAGAAGGACGCCTGA
- a CDS encoding PadR family transcriptional regulator, whose protein sequence is MLELAILGLLQEAPVHGYELRKQLALRLGSFRLFSYGSLYPALRRLTRAGLIVEDPDQPPPESGAWPRRSRRVYRITAEGKERLAELLSESGPHAWDDEGFGVHLAFFSRTPAEVRMRILEGRRRAVEERREGLRAALGRAREQIDNYTQQLHQLGLDACEREVRWLNELIATERAARDGVEPADQEDERRSRHE, encoded by the coding sequence GTGCTCGAGCTGGCGATCCTCGGCCTGCTCCAGGAGGCGCCTGTCCACGGCTACGAGCTGCGCAAGCAGCTCGCGCTCCGGCTGGGCAGCTTCCGGCTGTTCTCCTACGGGTCGTTGTACCCGGCGCTGCGCCGACTCACCCGTGCCGGCCTGATCGTCGAGGATCCCGACCAGCCCCCGCCGGAGTCCGGCGCATGGCCGCGGCGGAGCCGGCGTGTGTATCGGATCACTGCCGAGGGCAAGGAGCGCCTCGCCGAGCTGCTGTCCGAGTCCGGACCCCACGCGTGGGACGACGAGGGCTTCGGCGTCCACCTCGCGTTCTTCTCCCGCACGCCGGCCGAGGTGCGGATGCGGATCCTCGAGGGCAGGAGGCGTGCCGTCGAGGAACGCAGGGAGGGGCTCCGCGCGGCCCTCGGCAGGGCCCGCGAGCAGATCGACAACTACACCCAGCAGCTCCACCAGCTCGGCCTCGACGCGTGCGAGCGGGAGGTGCGGTGGCTCAACGAGCTGATCGCCACCGAGCGTGCGGCGCGGGACGGGGTGGAACCCGCAGACCAGGAAGACGAGAGAAGGAGCCGCCATGAGTGA
- a CDS encoding DUF5318 domain-containing protein: protein MRTQRQVVDYALQRRALLADVHSGRVGVAEVCDASPYLLRAARFHGEATDRACPVCRKERLTQVSWIFGDELKHAAGSARKPEEIEQLANVYADFSVYVVEVCRTCSWNHLVLSYVMGTGDAPHSRRSDRRRTAAE, encoded by the coding sequence GTGCGCACCCAGCGGCAGGTGGTCGACTACGCGTTGCAGCGCCGTGCGCTGCTCGCCGACGTCCACTCCGGTCGGGTCGGTGTCGCCGAGGTTTGCGATGCGAGCCCGTACCTGCTCCGAGCAGCGCGTTTCCACGGCGAAGCCACCGATCGCGCGTGTCCGGTCTGCCGCAAGGAACGACTCACCCAGGTCTCGTGGATCTTCGGCGACGAGCTCAAGCACGCCGCGGGATCAGCACGCAAGCCCGAGGAGATCGAGCAGCTGGCGAACGTCTACGCCGACTTCTCCGTGTACGTGGTGGAGGTCTGCCGCACCTGCAGCTGGAATCATCTCGTCCTGTCCTACGTGATGGGCACGGGCGACGCTCCCCACAGCCGCAGGTCCGACCGACGCAGGACCGCCGCCGAGTGA
- a CDS encoding transglycosylase domain-containing protein: protein MSDQRDPRFDAPRGRPRQPYGGPPPRHGGPGGPGGPQRRQAPPPDSRGTPQRYRADGPPVASGRRTPDTNSAVPLLTHDDGDPTAVVSGHGARTAVAERPRRPSAAGRGRKKVSPWRRVRRISYVVLGLLLIGPFVAFVVGWFMFPVPSSQDVALAQVATFKFARGEDLATVRPENENRVAVTLDKVPKHVRDAVLSAEDRSFYSNPGFDFVGIARAVYNQLTGGVGGGSTITQQYIKVSTGEDDFSAWRKYKEVVLAVKISREKTKDEILENYLNTIYLGRGAYGIQAAAKAYFNKDVGQLTVSEGAMLAGVIQSPSRWDPAKNPERSQERWNFVLDGMVEQGWLDRGERAAQTFPQLPEIPDQTGGGIPDDDRYHIYERALKELEAKGITSDVINTRGVTVTTTVQQPLQAEAVDTVKKQMARQPDNLRSGLVSIDPKTGAIISYYGGTEGLALDYAGEAFRQPGSSFKPFVLAAALENEPNFGLGTQLDGSGPRAFPGRAGVVRNVEGVSCTLCGAEYAMTESINTWFYELGIQTGIDNVVKAAHQAGIPDDLLQNANGGVSLGDKEVHPIDMASAYATFAAEGIYHEPYIVSRVEAADGEVLYERSGDDGRQVMSQQVARNVIEAMLGVAPKKGYALPNQQVAAKTGTAQLEGSARDNRDAWFVGFTPNKATAVWVGTDKSEPIRDAQKQPIFGSGLPGKIWHEFMKTATEDDPTEPFSTFLPMGTPPTSDVSDESSSPDDEDEDENSDSDSDEDRDSDSNRSSDDDNGSSSDNNSRSGRSGGDDDSGSGSGSNDQPTSAGTQDSGTSGTGTSGSSSNRGQSNRSALNETSDSGPVG from the coding sequence GTGAGTGATCAGCGCGACCCCCGGTTCGACGCGCCGAGGGGCCGCCCCCGGCAACCGTACGGCGGCCCGCCGCCCCGCCATGGCGGCCCCGGCGGGCCGGGTGGCCCGCAGCGCCGGCAGGCACCGCCACCGGATTCCCGTGGCACCCCGCAGCGCTACCGCGCCGATGGTCCGCCGGTCGCGTCCGGCAGGCGCACGCCGGACACCAACTCGGCGGTACCTCTGCTCACCCACGACGACGGTGATCCCACGGCCGTCGTGTCCGGTCACGGTGCCCGCACCGCGGTGGCCGAACGCCCGCGCCGGCCCTCCGCTGCGGGCCGTGGCCGGAAGAAGGTCTCGCCGTGGCGGCGGGTGCGCCGGATCTCCTACGTCGTGCTCGGGCTGCTGCTGATCGGACCGTTCGTCGCGTTCGTCGTCGGCTGGTTCATGTTCCCCGTGCCGTCGTCGCAGGACGTGGCGCTCGCGCAGGTGGCCACGTTCAAGTTCGCGCGCGGCGAGGACCTCGCCACCGTGCGCCCGGAGAACGAGAACCGGGTCGCCGTCACACTCGACAAGGTGCCGAAGCACGTGCGCGACGCCGTGCTGTCCGCGGAGGACCGTTCCTTCTACTCCAATCCCGGCTTCGACTTCGTCGGCATCGCTCGCGCGGTCTACAACCAGCTGACCGGTGGAGTCGGCGGCGGTTCGACCATCACCCAGCAGTACATCAAGGTCTCCACCGGAGAGGACGACTTCTCCGCGTGGCGCAAGTACAAGGAGGTCGTCCTCGCGGTCAAGATCTCCCGGGAGAAGACCAAGGACGAGATCCTCGAGAACTACCTCAACACGATCTACCTCGGCCGGGGTGCGTACGGCATCCAGGCGGCGGCGAAGGCGTACTTCAACAAGGACGTCGGTCAGCTCACGGTGTCGGAGGGCGCCATGCTCGCCGGGGTGATCCAGTCCCCGTCGCGCTGGGACCCGGCGAAAAACCCCGAGCGTTCGCAGGAACGGTGGAACTTCGTGCTCGACGGAATGGTCGAGCAGGGCTGGCTCGACCGCGGCGAGCGGGCAGCGCAGACGTTCCCGCAGCTTCCCGAGATCCCCGACCAGACCGGTGGCGGCATCCCTGATGACGACCGGTACCACATCTACGAGCGCGCCCTGAAGGAGCTCGAGGCGAAGGGCATCACCTCGGACGTCATCAACACCCGCGGCGTCACGGTCACCACCACGGTCCAGCAGCCGCTGCAGGCCGAGGCCGTGGACACCGTGAAGAAGCAGATGGCGAGACAGCCCGACAACCTGCGCTCCGGGCTGGTCTCCATCGACCCGAAGACCGGGGCGATCATCAGCTACTACGGCGGGACCGAGGGATTGGCCCTCGACTACGCGGGCGAGGCCTTCCGCCAGCCCGGGTCGTCGTTCAAGCCCTTCGTGCTGGCCGCCGCGCTGGAGAACGAACCGAACTTCGGGCTGGGCACCCAGCTCGACGGCAGCGGACCGCGGGCGTTCCCAGGCCGGGCCGGCGTGGTGCGCAACGTCGAAGGCGTCAGCTGCACCCTGTGCGGCGCCGAGTACGCGATGACCGAGTCGATCAACACCTGGTTCTACGAGCTGGGTATCCAGACCGGCATCGACAACGTCGTCAAGGCGGCCCACCAGGCCGGCATCCCGGACGACCTCCTGCAGAACGCGAACGGCGGTGTCTCGCTGGGCGACAAGGAGGTGCACCCGATCGACATGGCATCCGCCTACGCCACGTTCGCCGCGGAAGGCATTTACCACGAGCCCTACATCGTGTCGCGCGTCGAGGCGGCCGACGGCGAGGTCCTGTACGAGCGATCCGGCGACGACGGGCGGCAGGTCATGTCGCAGCAGGTGGCGCGCAACGTCATCGAGGCGATGCTCGGGGTGGCTCCCAAGAAGGGTTACGCCCTTCCCAACCAGCAGGTCGCGGCCAAGACGGGCACCGCGCAGCTCGAGGGCAGCGCCCGTGACAACCGGGACGCATGGTTCGTCGGGTTCACCCCGAACAAGGCAACGGCTGTCTGGGTGGGCACGGACAAGAGCGAGCCGATCCGCGACGCCCAGAAGCAGCCGATTTTCGGCAGTGGCCTGCCCGGCAAGATCTGGCACGAGTTCATGAAGACGGCCACCGAGGACGACCCGACGGAGCCGTTCTCCACCTTCCTGCCGATGGGCACGCCGCCGACCAGCGACGTCTCCGATGAATCGTCCTCGCCCGACGACGAGGACGAGGACGAGAACTCCGACAGCGACAGCGACGAGGACCGCGACAGCGACTCCAACAGGTCGTCCGACGACGACAACGGTTCCTCCAGCGACAACAACTCCCGTTCGGGCCGCTCCGGTGGCGACGACGACAGCGGCAGCGGCAGCGGCAGCAATGACCAGCCCACGTCCGCAGGCACGCAGGACAGTGGCACTTCCGGCACGGGCACGTCGGGGTCGTCGTCGAACCGCGGGCAGTCGAACCGTTCGGCGCTCAACGAGACCTCCGACAGCGGTCCCGTCGGGTGA
- a CDS encoding glycosyltransferase family 87 protein, protein MSPRVREPDAPPARVIPTWTEPLATAASRVVGGPLGRHALVGRSRFWTPLRVVLLLAVAVLALGWLGKAPCLQQYTTDDGTVALDWRNNRQYVAMCYSDTVPLWGIEGLDRGAVPYRDPWIDGEGTDDEQVRYMEYPVLTGYFQYANARLADAWVWAAGVVPILPTALPVVVYFDISAAWLALAWLVVVWAVRALRPNRPWDAALVALSPLVAVHVFTNFDALAVACATAGMLAFARRRPLLAGVLLGIGGAFKFYPLMLLLPVLLVAVRRRRIGTALRTIGAAVGAFVLVNAPVALLYPTGWAEFFRLNRTRPADPDSLYFVVQYFTGWAGFDGKLADGEQPVVLNAVSAVLFVLCCVGICVVALRAPQPPRVASLAFLTVATFLLVNKVWSPQYSLWLVPLAVLALPRWRLLLAWMAVDALVWAPRMYYYLTPANKGLPPDWFLGTVVVRDAFVVLLCVLVVRSVLRPDTDPVRAAPGRRPEADPDWPAAVPTPSSQVVSATR, encoded by the coding sequence GTGAGTCCGCGGGTTCGGGAGCCGGACGCCCCGCCCGCGCGCGTCATCCCCACGTGGACCGAGCCGCTCGCCACCGCCGCGAGCCGGGTGGTCGGCGGGCCGCTCGGCCGGCACGCCCTGGTCGGCCGGAGCCGGTTCTGGACGCCGCTGCGCGTGGTCCTGCTGCTCGCGGTGGCGGTGCTGGCCTTGGGCTGGCTGGGCAAGGCACCGTGCCTGCAGCAGTACACCACCGATGACGGCACCGTCGCGCTCGACTGGCGCAACAACCGCCAGTACGTCGCGATGTGCTACTCCGACACGGTCCCGCTCTGGGGGATCGAGGGGCTCGACCGCGGTGCCGTTCCCTACCGCGATCCGTGGATCGACGGGGAGGGCACCGACGACGAGCAGGTGCGGTACATGGAGTACCCGGTGCTCACCGGGTACTTCCAGTACGCCAACGCGCGGCTCGCCGACGCGTGGGTGTGGGCCGCGGGCGTGGTCCCGATCCTGCCGACGGCGCTGCCCGTCGTCGTGTACTTCGACATCAGTGCCGCGTGGCTGGCGCTGGCGTGGCTCGTGGTCGTGTGGGCGGTGCGCGCGCTTCGGCCGAACCGGCCGTGGGACGCTGCGCTCGTCGCACTCTCCCCGCTCGTCGCGGTGCACGTGTTCACCAACTTCGACGCGCTCGCCGTCGCCTGCGCCACGGCGGGGATGCTCGCCTTCGCCCGCCGCAGACCGCTGCTCGCGGGCGTACTGCTCGGCATCGGGGGCGCCTTCAAGTTCTATCCGCTGATGCTGCTCCTTCCCGTCCTGCTCGTGGCGGTACGCAGACGCCGGATCGGCACTGCCCTGCGCACGATCGGCGCGGCCGTGGGTGCGTTCGTGCTCGTCAACGCGCCGGTTGCGCTGCTGTACCCCACGGGATGGGCGGAGTTCTTCCGGCTCAACCGCACCCGTCCTGCCGACCCCGACTCGCTCTACTTCGTCGTGCAGTACTTCACCGGTTGGGCCGGCTTCGACGGCAAGCTCGCCGACGGTGAACAACCCGTTGTGCTCAACGCCGTGTCGGCCGTGCTCTTCGTGCTGTGCTGCGTCGGCATCTGCGTGGTCGCGCTGCGCGCACCGCAGCCGCCGAGGGTGGCGTCGCTCGCCTTCCTCACGGTGGCGACGTTCCTGCTGGTCAACAAGGTGTGGAGCCCGCAGTACTCCCTGTGGCTCGTGCCGCTTGCCGTGCTCGCGCTCCCCCGCTGGCGGCTGCTGCTGGCGTGGATGGCGGTGGATGCCCTCGTGTGGGCCCCGCGGATGTACTACTACCTCACCCCGGCGAACAAGGGCCTGCCACCGGACTGGTTCCTCGGCACCGTCGTGGTCCGGGACGCGTTCGTGGTGTTGCTGTGCGTGCTGGTGGTGCGCTCGGTGCTCCGCCCGGACACCGACCCGGTGCGCGCGGCGCCGGGTAGGCGGCCGGAGGCGGATCCGGACTGGCCTGCTGCCGTGCCCACACCATCGTCGCAGGTGGTCAGCGCGACCCGCTGA
- a CDS encoding helix-turn-helix domain-containing protein — MSSTALAAFLRARRARIRPDDVGLPVGVGLRRTPGLRREELAALAGVSVDYYIRLEQGKETNPSSAVLGALASALQLDDEARAHLFGLADHVARRRPVHHPPDRTVTASMRLLLENLRPCPALVLSRTSDVLAANAEGLALYHGFAEWPPARRNTIRYMFRHRDAPALFDDWRSSAAGAVADLRTVLASDPDAPDVTALVEELSAASPEFAALWERHDVRRKIGAQKVLHHPTVGTISLTWEVLRTGDGSTRIIVHQAAQGTPDHDALSLLAIAADAAR; from the coding sequence GTGAGCTCTACAGCGCTGGCCGCCTTCCTGCGGGCTCGGCGGGCCCGGATCCGGCCCGACGATGTTGGGTTGCCCGTCGGTGTGGGCCTGCGGCGCACGCCCGGCCTGCGGCGGGAGGAGCTGGCCGCGCTCGCCGGGGTGAGCGTCGACTACTACATACGGCTGGAGCAGGGCAAGGAGACGAACCCGAGCAGCGCGGTGCTCGGAGCGCTGGCCAGCGCGCTGCAGCTCGACGACGAGGCGCGGGCCCACCTGTTCGGGCTCGCCGACCACGTCGCCCGGCGCAGGCCGGTGCACCACCCGCCGGACCGGACGGTCACGGCGAGCATGCGCCTGCTGCTGGAGAACCTGCGGCCTTGCCCAGCGCTGGTGCTGAGCCGCACGAGCGACGTCCTCGCCGCAAACGCGGAGGGCCTCGCGCTCTACCACGGATTCGCGGAGTGGCCGCCTGCCCGCCGGAACACGATCCGCTACATGTTCCGGCACCGGGACGCCCCGGCGCTGTTCGACGACTGGCGGTCCTCGGCGGCGGGAGCGGTGGCCGACCTGCGGACCGTGCTCGCCAGCGACCCGGACGCGCCCGACGTCACCGCGCTGGTCGAGGAACTGTCCGCGGCGAGTCCGGAGTTCGCAGCGCTCTGGGAGCGTCACGACGTCCGTCGCAAGATCGGCGCGCAGAAGGTCCTCCACCACCCGACGGTGGGGACGATCTCCCTGACGTGGGAGGTGCTCCGCACGGGCGACGGCAGCACGCGGATCATCGTCCACCAAGCAGCGCAGGGCACGCCGGATCACGACGCGCTCTCGCTGCTGGCGATCGCCGCCGACGCCGCGCGATAG
- a CDS encoding C40 family peptidase, producing MTTTAAAASVFAVLPATAEGTPAAPVALAVTPVVKTAPSLVEPAVAGAPAAATRAAAVDLAKSKVGSPYRYGATGPNAFDCSGLVSWAFKKAGKSLPRTSRAQSKVGTPVSRDELQPGDLVFFYKPVSHVGIYIGDNKIVHASTRKSPVKISDMSRMKFNSARRI from the coding sequence GTGACCACCACTGCTGCCGCCGCCTCCGTCTTCGCGGTGCTCCCCGCCACCGCCGAGGGCACCCCTGCCGCCCCCGTTGCGCTGGCCGTCACCCCGGTCGTGAAGACCGCGCCCTCCCTCGTAGAGCCCGCCGTCGCGGGCGCGCCGGCCGCCGCGACGCGGGCCGCGGCTGTCGACCTCGCCAAGAGCAAGGTCGGCTCGCCGTACCGGTACGGGGCGACCGGTCCGAACGCCTTCGACTGCTCCGGCCTCGTATCGTGGGCGTTCAAGAAGGCGGGCAAGTCGCTGCCGCGTACCAGCCGGGCACAATCGAAGGTCGGTACGCCGGTCTCGCGCGACGAGCTGCAGCCCGGTGACCTCGTCTTCTTCTACAAGCCGGTCAGCCACGTCGGCATCTACATCGGCGACAACAAGATCGTGCACGCGAGCACCCGCAAGAGCCCGGTCAAGATCTCCGACATGAGCCGGATGAAGTTCAACTCCGCGCGCCGCATCTAG
- a CDS encoding inositol-3-phosphate synthase, with protein MSEVRVAVVGVGNCAASLVQGVHYYADADPATRVPGLMHVDFGGYHVRDITFVAAFDVDAKKVGRDLSEAITASENNTIKICDVPPLGVPVQRGHTLDGLGRFYRETIDESDDEPVDVARVLRDTRADVLVSYLPVGSEAADRFYAQAAIDAGVAFVNALPVFIASDPEWAEKFRVAGVPIIGDDIKSQVGATITHRVLARLFEDRGVQVDRTMQLNVGGNMDFLNMKELERLESKKVSKTQSVTSQVDRELGKDNVHIGPSDYVAWLDDRKWAYVRLEGRAFGDVPLNLEYKLEVWDSPNSAGIIIDAVRAAKLAKDRGIGGPVLSAASYFMKSPPEQYSDDVARQAVEEFIRGERER; from the coding sequence ATGAGTGAGGTCCGTGTCGCCGTCGTCGGCGTGGGTAACTGCGCGGCGTCGCTGGTGCAGGGCGTGCACTACTACGCGGACGCCGATCCGGCCACGCGCGTCCCCGGCCTGATGCACGTCGACTTCGGCGGCTACCACGTGCGCGACATCACGTTCGTGGCCGCGTTCGACGTCGACGCCAAGAAGGTGGGGCGCGACCTCTCGGAGGCGATCACCGCCAGCGAGAACAACACCATCAAGATCTGCGACGTCCCGCCGCTCGGCGTCCCGGTGCAGCGCGGCCACACGCTCGACGGCCTCGGCCGGTTCTACCGCGAGACGATCGACGAGTCCGACGACGAGCCGGTCGACGTCGCGCGTGTGCTCCGCGATACCCGTGCCGACGTGCTGGTGTCCTACCTGCCGGTCGGCAGCGAGGCGGCCGACCGCTTCTACGCGCAGGCGGCGATCGACGCTGGGGTGGCGTTCGTCAACGCGCTGCCGGTGTTCATCGCCTCCGACCCCGAGTGGGCGGAGAAGTTCCGCGTCGCGGGCGTGCCGATCATCGGTGACGACATCAAGAGCCAGGTCGGCGCCACCATCACCCACCGCGTGCTCGCCCGCCTGTTCGAGGACCGCGGGGTGCAGGTGGACCGCACGATGCAGCTGAACGTCGGCGGGAACATGGACTTCCTGAACATGAAGGAGCTGGAGCGGCTGGAGTCGAAGAAGGTCTCCAAGACCCAGTCGGTCACCTCCCAGGTCGACCGCGAGCTCGGCAAGGACAACGTCCACATCGGGCCGTCGGACTACGTCGCGTGGCTCGACGACCGCAAGTGGGCCTACGTGCGGCTCGAGGGAAGGGCGTTCGGCGACGTGCCGCTGAACCTGGAGTACAAGCTCGAGGTCTGGGACTCGCCCAACTCCGCGGGGATCATCATCGACGCCGTGCGGGCGGCCAAGCTGGCCAAGGACCGGGGCATCGGCGGGCCGGTGCTCTCCGCGGCGAGCTACTTCATGAAGTCCCCTCCCGAGCAGTACAGCGACGACGTCGCCCGCCAGGCGGTGGAGGAGTTCATCCGCGGCGAACGAGAGCGCTGA